In one window of Nicotiana tabacum cultivar K326 chromosome 12, ASM71507v2, whole genome shotgun sequence DNA:
- the LOC142167085 gene encoding uncharacterized protein LOC142167085: MLPTIEVEHLIRTGSDHAPLLMTCWVQTTNFVKPFRFLNFLTKHATFMDVVRQKWEADFIGDQFLMFKQNIKREKAALSKWNRETFGDIFKQLAILEDIVRVKEMLFEEEPTTENRIVLQKAQSELKKYLNIEKQYWKQKAGMTWFAEGDRNTSFFNNHVNGKRKKLQLKRIKSGSGVWIEDQEQLATAAVDFYQKQFTNEGDAFEFPLLNNVPSMVTMDQNLELSRLPTIEEVRAAVFELSGESTSGPDGFTGLFYQT; encoded by the coding sequence ATGTTGCCAACTATTGAAGTTGAGCATCTAATCAGAACTGGATCAGATCATGCACCATTGCTAATGACATGTTGGGTGCAGACAACTAATTTTGTCAAGCCTTTCAGATTCTTGAACTTTTTGACAAAGCATGCTACATTTATGGATGTGGTGAGGCAGAAATGGGAAGCGGATTTCATAGGGGATCAGTTTTTGATGTTCAAGCAGAATATCAAGAGGGAGAAGGCAGCACTCTCAAAATGGAATAGGGAAACATTTGGTGATATTTTCAAGCAATTGGCTATTTTGGAGGACATTGTTAGGGTGAAGGAGATGTTGTTTGAAGAAGAGCCTACAACTGAGAATAGGATTGTGCTTCAAAAGGCTCAATCTGAATTAAAGAAATACTTGAATATTGAGAAGCAGTATTGGAAGCAAAAAGCTGGGATGACTTGGTTTGCTGAAGGAGATAGGAATACAAGTTTCTTTAACAACCATGTCAATGGCAAAAGAAAGAAATTGCAACTGAAGAGGATCAAAAGTGGCAGTGGGGTATGGATTGAAGACCAGGAGCAATTGGCTACAGCTGCAGTGGACTTCTATCAAAAACAGTTCACAAATGAAGGTGATGCTTTTGAATTTCCCTTGCTCAATAATGTACCTTCAATGGTCACTATGGATCAGAATTTGGAACTTAGCAGATTGCCAACAATTGAAGAAGTAAGGGCAGCAGTTTTTGAGCTTAGTGGGGAGAGTACTAGTGGCCCTGATGGATTCACTGGCTTGTTTTATCAAACATGA
- the LOC142167086 gene encoding uncharacterized protein LOC142167086, giving the protein MGAAGISVQLIQLKQIIRHWWYAQCCPKLKPLFQAVPAIITWELWKRRNAGKHGVSMSTNSVIHEINRTLHQLERVRYDWIPNIPLLWPDMIQYFEGYKPILITTRVTWKLPCQGWYKCNTDGASKGNPRPSSLGFCVRDDEGDVVYARAIDLGVTTNVVAEAQAILQGLEYCVEHDLYWRPIHW; this is encoded by the coding sequence atgggggctgctggaatttctgtGCAATTGATTCAATTGAAGCAGATTATAAGGCATTGGTGGTATGCTCAGTGTTGTCCGAAATTAAAGCCACTATTTCAAGCAGTACCAGCTATCATCACTTGGGAGCTGTGGAAGAGAAGAAATGCAGGTAAACATGGTGTTTCAATGTCCACAAATAGCGTGATTCATGAGATAAATAGGACATTGCATCAACTGGAAAGGGTGAGGTatgattggatccctaatattccaTTGTTATGGCCAGACATGATTCAATACTTTGAAGGATATAAACCTATATTGATCACTACAAGAGTAACATGGAAGCTTCCTTGTCAAGGTTGGTACAAATGTAATACTGATGGAGCTTCAAAGGGCAATCCTAGACCTAGCTCCCTAGGCTTTTGTGTGAGGGATGATGAAGGTGATGTGGTGTATGCTAGGGCAATAGACCTGGGAGTGACAACTAATGTGGTGGCTGAAGCTCAGGCTATTCTTCAAGGGTTGGAATAttgtgtggagcatgatttatacTGGAGACCTAttcattggtga